Below is a window of Gemmatimonadaceae bacterium DNA.
GCGTCGCCGGGATCGATGTGCTCAACGGCGGCTCCAGTCACTGGACCGGAGAGCAGGTGCCGTTGAATACGGGCTACATCGGAAGCGTAGAGAAGCGCCAGTTCTCACCCGGGCGGACGTGGGTTGCCGTCGGTGCGGCAGCTCTCGCGCTGACCGCGTTCATCGTGACGCGAGGGTTGAGCGGGACGGGATCACCACCGGTTGGCGGGACGGGCGGCCCGCCGAGCGGGTCGTAAGAACTCTCTAAGCTCGTACGGACGCCGCATCGTACATAGATAGCCATCAAGATATTCTGGAGACTTCCTTCATGAGACTACTTCGCTTTGCGCCGTTTGCACTGGCCGGCGCCGTGATCCTTGGTTGCAAACAGGACATCACGGGGACCAACACGGATGTCCCGTCGCTGGCGTACGTGCGCTACGTGCACGCGATGCCTGATACCGGCGAAGTGGACGTCCACCTCGTCGACGCCGTCGAGAATCTCAACTTCGGCGACCCGTCGACGGGCTACACGCCCTATCGCACCGTCACACAGTACACAGGTATTGTCCCGGGAGCTCGCCACTTCCGTGTGTTCACCAACATGCAGAGCACGGATATCAACGTCGTGTCGCAGGTGATCTTCGATACCACGCTAACTCTCGCGGCCAGCACGTACTATACCATCCTGCACACCGGCTATGCGCGCACCGGAGTGACGCCGCATCAGCACTTCGTGCTCTTGACCGACGCTCCGCCGGCGGTGACTGCAAGCCAGGTCGCGGTTCGCGCGATCGTGGCCACGCCAGGACTTGGTCCGGTCGACCTCGACAAGACAGCCGACACGACGACGGCAGCGACGCTTCCGGCCTCACCGACGTTCGCGAACGTCGCTTTCGGAACGCCGACCGCCTTCTCGATGTTCGCCACCGGCGCCGCCGCGTTCCGCGCCTTCAACCAGGGAACGACGAGTCCAATTTTGGCCAAGGTTCAGGCTCCGGCGGGCGCGGCGCAGCAGGCGCTGCTCGATCCCGTCGCCGGCGTCACGGTTGGCGGGACGGCGTTGACGGCGTTCATCTTTGAACGAGGAGTTGCCGGAAGCCCGAACACCAAGATCACGACCGCAGGTATCGTTTACGGCGTCGACGTTCGGCCGCCGCGGCAGTAGAAGGAATCGCGAAGTGGGAAAATCGAGCGCGCCGACGATGAGTCGGCGCGCTCGATTTTCCATGTGGGACGTTACGGCTCGAAAGCGTTTGTCGACATTTCCGCCCATTGCGATCGTCCGTACTGGTACGATCACGTCGAGGAGCTGCTCGAACGCTACGCCGCCAGGAGCGTGCGCCGCCTCTCCGCCAGAAAAGGCAAACGTTCCACATCGAGAGGCGGCCGGTCCAACGTCGCAGGCGACGGCTCCAACTCTGAAGGCGACCGCGGCAAAAACTCGCGCGCCGGTGCCGTATAGGTAGCCGTCGCTACCAAATCATGAGCCGCCCGCGACAAAATAGAGGGCGACGCGCACACTTCGTTAGGCGACGCGCGCAAAACTCGAGACGCCGTCTGCTCAGAGCGAGTGCACCGCGGCAACGTATGACACGACCGCGGCAAAGTATGACACGACCGCGGCAAAGTTGGCAGTCTACCCTCATTTGTTGGCAGGCGACGCCCGCACTTCACCACACGACCGCGACTTTGCATGACACGACCGCGGCTTCGCATGACACGACCGC
It encodes the following:
- a CDS encoding DUF4397 domain-containing protein produces the protein MRLLRFAPFALAGAVILGCKQDITGTNTDVPSLAYVRYVHAMPDTGEVDVHLVDAVENLNFGDPSTGYTPYRTVTQYTGIVPGARHFRVFTNMQSTDINVVSQVIFDTTLTLAASTYYTILHTGYARTGVTPHQHFVLLTDAPPAVTASQVAVRAIVATPGLGPVDLDKTADTTTAATLPASPTFANVAFGTPTAFSMFATGAAAFRAFNQGTTSPILAKVQAPAGAAQQALLDPVAGVTVGGTALTAFIFERGVAGSPNTKITTAGIVYGVDVRPPRQ